The Candidatus Eisenbacteria bacterium genome window below encodes:
- a CDS encoding ABC transporter permease has protein sequence MPIAYNLRNLAARRVSTALTALGIALVAWVFIFTLALAGGFQAALQTTGSPNNAMVIRKGSTSELMSILDRESAAAVMSQEEIARAPDDTPLAAAELMVVWNLPRKSGTTTNVVVRGVGPKSLALRPKVRLAEGRMFRPGLDEIVVGKMVAERFRNCRVGDQLKLAGRSWTVVGVIDAQGTTFDSEIWGDVELFMPVFDRPVFQSITLRLRDPSYFPALKKRLESDPRMSVEVQREDAFYAAQSGTLAGMLRMLGLFVTSIMALGAVFGALNTMYAAVGARTKEIGALLAIGFSRGSVLASFLVESVFLSLIGGLIGCVLALPVRSFTTGTMSFATFSELAFRFQVTPGMLLTGLAFSALMGLVGGFFPARKAAAMPIIESLREA, from the coding sequence ATCCCGATCGCCTACAATCTGAGGAACCTGGCCGCCCGGCGGGTGAGCACCGCGCTCACGGCGCTCGGGATTGCCTTGGTCGCCTGGGTCTTCATCTTCACGCTCGCGCTGGCGGGCGGATTCCAGGCCGCGCTCCAGACGACGGGCTCGCCGAACAACGCGATGGTGATCCGGAAGGGGTCGACATCGGAGCTCATGAGCATCCTCGATCGCGAGTCGGCTGCCGCGGTGATGAGCCAGGAGGAGATCGCGCGCGCCCCCGACGACACGCCGCTCGCGGCCGCCGAGCTGATGGTGGTCTGGAACCTTCCCCGGAAGTCGGGGACCACCACGAACGTCGTCGTCCGCGGCGTCGGCCCGAAGTCACTGGCGCTCCGCCCCAAGGTGCGATTGGCCGAGGGCCGCATGTTCCGCCCGGGGCTGGACGAGATCGTCGTGGGGAAGATGGTGGCCGAGCGATTCCGGAACTGCCGGGTGGGGGACCAGCTCAAGCTCGCCGGGCGCTCGTGGACGGTGGTGGGCGTGATCGACGCCCAGGGCACGACCTTCGATTCGGAGATCTGGGGGGACGTCGAGCTCTTCATGCCCGTCTTCGACCGCCCGGTGTTCCAGAGCATCACGCTCCGGCTCCGCGATCCGTCGTATTTCCCGGCGCTCAAGAAGCGCCTCGAGTCGGACCCGAGGATGAGCGTCGAGGTCCAGCGGGAGGACGCGTTCTACGCCGCGCAGTCGGGCACGCTCGCGGGGATGCTCCGCATGCTCGGCCTCTTTGTCACCTCGATCATGGCGCTCGGGGCGGTCTTCGGCGCGCTCAATACGATGTACGCCGCCGTCGGGGCGCGGACCAAGGAAATCGGCGCGCTTCTGGCGATCGGCTTCTCCCGCGGCTCGGTCCTGGCTTCGTTCCTCGTCGAGTCGGTCTTCCTGAGCCTGATCGGGGGGCTGATCGGGTGCGTCCTGGCGCTGCCGGTCCGGTCGTTCACGACCGGGACCATGAGCTTCGCCACCTTCAGCGAGCTGGCGTTCCGGTTCCAGGTCACGCCGGGCATGCTCCTGACCGGCCTCGCGTTCTCGGCGCTGATGGGCCTGGTCGGCGGGTTCTTTCCCGCGCGGAAGGCCGCGGCCATGCCGATCATCGAGTCGCTGCGCGAGGCGTGA
- the hemC gene encoding hydroxymethylbilane synthase, with amino-acid sequence MSHATLRIGYRANRLGQILGERVADQLKPYLGTTTAQLHPVDSSGESGLDLSIGWPGSPLERALAKGTIDLAVQNAKDLAPDPESGVLLAAVTERLTPFDVLIARDETIMDELPEGAVISAHTPLRRAQLLRYRDDLKLVDFTGSLDERIRMLDSGEVDGLIVSAAAVEHLGFQDRVTEIFTTEVLLPAAGQGACVVQIRQGSKDLLKLVKHLETPTARMEIESERAFVRELKADASMAIGALAAIDGQNVRLDGLVTDRDGRRAVRDIEEGEAGDEVGIGSRLAQRLLVEGARRILSGVGTAAR; translated from the coding sequence ATGAGCCACGCCACGCTCCGCATCGGATACCGCGCCAACCGCCTCGGCCAGATTCTCGGCGAGCGCGTCGCCGACCAGCTCAAGCCGTACCTCGGCACGACGACCGCGCAGCTTCACCCGGTGGACTCCTCCGGCGAGAGCGGCCTCGATCTCAGCATCGGCTGGCCCGGATCGCCGCTCGAGCGCGCCCTCGCGAAGGGAACGATCGATCTCGCGGTCCAGAACGCGAAGGACCTGGCCCCGGACCCGGAATCGGGGGTCCTCCTGGCGGCGGTGACCGAGCGCCTCACGCCCTTCGACGTCCTGATCGCGCGCGACGAGACGATCATGGACGAGCTTCCCGAGGGCGCCGTGATCAGCGCGCACACGCCGCTCCGCCGCGCGCAGCTCCTCCGCTATCGGGACGATCTCAAGCTCGTCGACTTCACCGGGAGCCTGGACGAGCGCATTCGGATGCTCGACTCCGGAGAGGTCGACGGGCTCATCGTCTCCGCGGCCGCGGTCGAGCACCTGGGGTTCCAGGACCGCGTGACCGAGATCTTCACGACCGAGGTGCTCCTTCCCGCGGCTGGGCAGGGGGCCTGCGTGGTCCAGATCCGGCAGGGCTCGAAGGATCTGCTCAAGTTGGTCAAGCACCTCGAGACCCCGACCGCGCGGATGGAGATCGAATCCGAGCGCGCGTTCGTCCGCGAGCTGAAGGCCGACGCCTCGATGGCGATCGGGGCGCTGGCCGCGATCGACGGCCAGAACGTCCGCCTGGACGGGCTCGTGACCGACCGCGACGGGCGGAGGGCGGTCCGTGACATCGAGGAGGGAGAGGCCGGCGACGAGGTCGGGATCGGCTCCCGGCTCGCGCAGCGCCTCCTCGTGGAAGGGGCGCGAAGGATCCTCTCGGGCGTCGGGACCGCGGCCCGATAG
- the serS gene encoding serine--tRNA ligase has translation MLDLKRVRTDTARVREAISLKKSTADLDRLLALDEERRGLLSKVEALKHERNEASEEIGRKKKKGEDSSDAIAAMKRVGDEIKSLDGRIATLEAEIERILVWIPNVPHESVPRAADASGNVVVASVGEPRRFSFEPKPHWDLAQSLKLLDFERGVKIAGSGFLLFTGMGARLERALIQFMLDLHTRKHGYREVSPPHVVLRECLFGTGQLPKLEEEMYRLADEELFLNPTAEVPVTNMYRDEILEGERLPIYHTAYCASYRREAGAAGRETRGMIRVHQFDKVELVKFVRPETSYDELERMRQNAEAVLAALELPYRVLLLAAGDLSFANAKCYDLEAWAPGEGRWLEVSSCSNFEDFQARRAGIRFRAERGTKPEFVHTLNASGLALPRTFAALLENHQTERGTVRIPDALVPYMDGVRELAPA, from the coding sequence ATGCTCGACCTCAAGCGCGTCCGGACCGACACCGCTCGCGTCCGCGAGGCGATCTCGCTCAAGAAGAGCACCGCCGATCTCGACCGCCTTCTCGCCCTCGACGAAGAGCGCCGCGGGCTCCTCTCCAAGGTCGAAGCCCTGAAACACGAGCGGAACGAGGCCTCCGAGGAGATCGGCCGGAAGAAGAAGAAGGGAGAGGACTCCTCGGACGCGATCGCCGCGATGAAGCGGGTCGGCGACGAGATCAAGTCCCTCGACGGGCGGATCGCGACGCTCGAGGCCGAGATCGAGCGCATTCTCGTCTGGATTCCGAATGTGCCCCACGAATCGGTCCCTCGGGCGGCGGACGCTTCGGGGAACGTCGTGGTCGCGAGCGTCGGCGAGCCCCGCCGGTTCTCCTTCGAGCCGAAGCCCCACTGGGATCTCGCGCAGTCGCTCAAGCTCCTCGATTTCGAGCGCGGGGTGAAGATCGCAGGGAGCGGGTTTCTTCTCTTCACGGGGATGGGTGCGCGGCTCGAGCGGGCCCTCATCCAATTCATGCTCGACCTCCACACCCGAAAGCATGGGTATCGGGAGGTGTCGCCCCCGCACGTCGTGCTCCGCGAGTGTCTCTTCGGGACCGGCCAGCTTCCGAAGCTGGAGGAGGAGATGTACCGCCTCGCTGACGAGGAGCTCTTCCTGAACCCCACGGCCGAAGTCCCGGTCACCAACATGTACCGGGACGAGATCTTAGAGGGAGAGCGGCTGCCGATCTACCACACGGCCTATTGCGCGAGCTACCGCCGCGAGGCGGGCGCGGCGGGCCGGGAGACCCGCGGCATGATCCGCGTCCACCAATTCGACAAGGTCGAGCTCGTCAAGTTCGTCCGGCCGGAGACCTCGTACGATGAGCTCGAGCGGATGCGGCAAAACGCCGAGGCCGTTCTCGCCGCGCTGGAGCTTCCTTACCGGGTCCTCCTCCTGGCGGCGGGCGATCTGAGCTTCGCCAACGCGAAGTGCTACGACCTCGAAGCGTGGGCGCCCGGGGAAGGGCGATGGCTCGAGGTCTCCTCGTGCAGCAACTTCGAGGACTTCCAGGCGCGTCGGGCCGGCATCCGATTCCGGGCCGAGCGGGGTACCAAGCCGGAGTTCGTGCACACCCTGAACGCGTCGGGCCTCGCGCTCCCCCGCACGTTCGCCGCGTTGCTCGAGAATCATCAGACGGAACGCGGGACGGTGCGCATCCCGGACGCGCTCGTCCCGTACATGGACGGGGTGCGCGAGCTCGCCCCCGCCTAG
- a CDS encoding HAMP domain-containing histidine kinase encodes MAARRSFPLLRALSYKVYLFLAVVVLMVALVVHSNTIITRLNAETRARCDVLATFFAVVTMQAADDPYIRPIFRDAVQSINFPIVLTDLNGVPRAWKEIGIHSDAIPDSVLDRVARTGRPTHEVARIQEIVRRLDRINKPVNILRVGQPGVLGFVHYGEPKLVHELRWLPYIELILILILLLFGYAGLRSLLIGEQRLLWAALAKETAHQLGTPLSSLMGWTAVLRETAASGDLRKERVDEVVSEMDRDLTRLHKVSSRFGQVGSMPTLKEGDLTDVVSGAVDYFRNRLPHIGHEVEIIERYEAIPRVAFHRELIEWVVENLLRNAIDAIDKPKGTIEVSLVWKREERLVELCVRDNGRGMSPEERRRALEPGYTTKRRGWGLGLALARRVVREYHGGRIQIVDTVPGRGTAVAVTLPVPPPQPS; translated from the coding sequence ATGGCCGCGCGCCGATCCTTTCCCCTCCTCCGAGCGCTCTCCTACAAGGTCTATCTCTTTCTCGCCGTCGTCGTCCTGATGGTGGCGCTCGTGGTCCACTCCAACACCATCATCACCCGCCTGAACGCGGAGACGCGCGCCCGCTGCGACGTCCTCGCCACCTTCTTCGCCGTCGTGACGATGCAGGCGGCGGACGATCCCTACATCCGGCCGATTTTTCGCGACGCGGTCCAGAGCATCAATTTCCCGATCGTGCTGACGGACTTGAACGGGGTCCCGCGCGCGTGGAAGGAGATCGGGATCCACTCCGACGCGATTCCCGATTCGGTGCTCGACCGGGTCGCGCGGACCGGCCGTCCGACGCACGAGGTGGCGCGGATCCAGGAGATCGTGCGGCGCCTGGACCGGATCAACAAGCCGGTGAACATCCTGCGCGTCGGCCAGCCCGGCGTCCTCGGCTTCGTTCACTACGGGGAGCCCAAGCTGGTCCACGAGCTGCGCTGGCTGCCGTACATCGAGCTCATCCTGATCCTGATCCTGCTTCTCTTCGGCTACGCCGGACTCCGGAGCCTCCTGATCGGCGAGCAGCGGCTCCTCTGGGCCGCCCTCGCGAAGGAAACGGCGCACCAGCTCGGCACGCCCCTCTCGTCCCTGATGGGGTGGACGGCCGTGCTTCGTGAGACCGCGGCGAGCGGCGACCTCAGGAAGGAGCGGGTCGACGAAGTGGTCTCCGAGATGGACCGCGACCTGACCCGCCTCCACAAGGTCAGCTCCCGGTTCGGCCAGGTCGGCTCGATGCCGACCCTCAAGGAGGGCGATCTCACCGACGTCGTCTCGGGCGCGGTCGACTACTTCCGGAACCGGCTCCCGCACATCGGGCACGAGGTGGAGATCATCGAGCGATACGAGGCGATCCCGCGCGTCGCGTTCCACCGCGAGCTCATCGAGTGGGTGGTTGAGAATCTGCTGCGGAACGCGATCGACGCGATCGACAAGCCGAAAGGGACGATCGAGGTGAGTCTCGTGTGGAAGCGCGAAGAGCGCCTCGTGGAGCTCTGCGTCCGGGACAACGGACGGGGCATGTCGCCCGAGGAGCGCCGCCGAGCCCTGGAGCCGGGCTACACGACGAAGCGGCGGGGCTGGGGCCTGGGCCTCGCGCTTGCGAGGCGGGTGGTGCGCGAGTACCATGGAGGGCGCATCCAGATCGTGGATACCGTTCCCGGGCGCGGCACCGCGGTGGCCGTGACGCTGCCCGTCCCGCCCCCGCAGCCTTCCTGA
- a CDS encoding bifunctional response regulator/alkaline phosphatase family protein, giving the protein MNPVIRKILWADDEIDLLKPHILLLEEKGFRVTPVSNGNDAVACAAREKFDVVLLDESMPGMGGLATLEAIKEKDPGLPIVLVTKNEAESLMDEAIGRRIDDYLLKPVRPTQIFLALKRLLESDRLQESRRARDYVAELARLRSESAGGLDWRGWIDLYARSAQWDVELDQVDDEGLKQAQGDQRRELNVEFSSYVESHYESWVGGGEGPPMSHQVVERWVAPHLREGGRVFLLVIDCMRLDQWLTVEPLLRPYFDIELTHQISILPSATPYSRNAIFSGLLPDEIQRQHANYWQEASTDERSKNRFERQLLDLQLARLDVKLPSGLKYIKIYNAEEASHVRRNIVTFQNIPLVALVFNFLDMLTHGRSESDLLKELAPDESAFRSVMRSWFLHSALFDALKWIAKQNCVVVVTTDHGAVLSRRSALVYGNRETSTNLRFKFGSNLGCDPKQAIHLRDPARFRLPADALNKQYIVAKEDFYFIYPTKFHEYESKYRGSFQHGGISLEEMILPVATLRPRG; this is encoded by the coding sequence ATGAACCCGGTCATTCGAAAGATTCTCTGGGCCGATGACGAGATCGACCTCCTGAAGCCGCACATCCTCCTCCTGGAGGAGAAGGGCTTCCGGGTCACGCCCGTCTCGAACGGGAACGACGCGGTCGCGTGCGCCGCGCGCGAGAAATTCGACGTCGTCCTGCTCGACGAGTCGATGCCGGGGATGGGCGGCCTCGCGACGCTCGAGGCGATCAAGGAGAAGGATCCCGGCCTCCCGATCGTGCTGGTGACGAAGAACGAGGCGGAGTCCCTCATGGACGAGGCCATCGGCCGGAGGATCGACGACTACCTCCTGAAGCCGGTGCGGCCGACCCAGATCTTTCTCGCGCTCAAGCGGCTGCTCGAGTCGGACCGGCTCCAGGAGTCGCGGCGCGCCCGCGACTACGTGGCCGAGCTGGCCCGCCTCCGGTCCGAGTCGGCGGGTGGGCTCGACTGGCGGGGCTGGATCGATCTCTACGCGCGGAGCGCCCAGTGGGACGTCGAGCTGGACCAGGTGGACGACGAGGGCCTGAAGCAGGCGCAGGGCGATCAGCGCCGGGAGCTGAACGTCGAGTTCTCCTCCTACGTGGAGTCGCACTACGAGTCGTGGGTCGGCGGCGGAGAGGGCCCGCCGATGTCCCACCAGGTCGTGGAGCGGTGGGTGGCGCCCCACCTTCGCGAAGGGGGACGCGTCTTCCTGCTCGTGATCGATTGCATGCGGCTCGATCAATGGCTCACCGTCGAGCCTCTCCTCCGCCCGTACTTCGACATCGAGCTGACGCACCAGATCTCGATCCTGCCGAGTGCCACGCCTTACTCGCGGAACGCCATCTTCTCGGGGCTTCTGCCGGACGAGATCCAGCGCCAGCATGCCAACTACTGGCAGGAAGCCTCGACCGACGAGCGGAGCAAGAACCGGTTCGAGCGCCAGCTCCTCGATCTCCAGCTGGCCCGGCTCGACGTCAAGCTTCCGTCGGGGCTCAAGTACATAAAGATCTACAACGCCGAGGAGGCGTCCCACGTCCGCCGGAACATCGTCACGTTCCAGAACATCCCGCTCGTCGCCCTCGTGTTCAATTTCCTCGACATGCTCACGCACGGCCGGTCCGAGTCGGATCTTCTCAAAGAGTTGGCGCCGGACGAGTCGGCCTTCCGGTCCGTGATGCGGTCGTGGTTTCTCCACTCGGCGCTCTTCGACGCGCTCAAGTGGATCGCGAAGCAGAACTGCGTGGTCGTGGTCACGACGGACCATGGGGCCGTGTTGAGCCGGCGCTCGGCGTTGGTCTACGGGAACCGCGAGACCTCGACCAATCTCCGCTTCAAGTTCGGATCGAACCTGGGCTGCGATCCGAAGCAGGCGATCCATCTCAGGGACCCGGCCCGATTCCGGCTCCCTGCGGACGCGCTTAACAAGCAGTACATCGTGGCGAAGGAGGACTTCTACTTCATCTACCCCACGAAGTTTCACGAGTACGAGAGCAAATACCGCGGCAGCTTCCAGCACGGCGGGATCTCCCTCGAGGAGATGATCCTGCCCGTGGCCACGCTGCGCCCGCGCGGCTGA
- the tsaE gene encoding tRNA (adenosine(37)-N6)-threonylcarbamoyltransferase complex ATPase subunit type 1 TsaE, producing the protein MNVELRSMLRTEGETLSLGRHVGSLLKPGDWIALTGELGSGKTTFVSGVLASLHPGARVRSPTYVLVEVYGAKPTVVHADLFRLASSREFAGLGLEDLALGDAVVLVEWADRAAGDLPLDRLDLELRYLDGDGREIRIRPRGDRWESLAREGAFDRDRWHDALYPGN; encoded by the coding sequence GTGAACGTCGAGCTGCGTTCGATGCTTCGGACCGAGGGCGAGACGCTGTCGCTGGGCCGCCACGTGGGATCGCTCCTGAAGCCGGGGGACTGGATCGCCCTGACCGGGGAGCTGGGCTCGGGGAAAACGACCTTCGTCTCCGGTGTGCTGGCCTCGCTCCACCCCGGCGCCCGGGTGCGAAGCCCCACGTACGTGCTGGTCGAGGTCTACGGGGCCAAGCCGACCGTCGTGCACGCGGATCTCTTTCGCCTCGCCTCGAGCCGGGAATTCGCCGGGCTCGGCCTCGAGGACCTGGCCCTAGGGGACGCGGTGGTTCTCGTCGAATGGGCCGACCGCGCGGCGGGGGACCTTCCCCTCGACCGCCTCGATCTCGAGCTCCGCTATCTCGACGGCGACGGGCGGGAAATCAGAATTCGGCCGCGCGGGGACCGTTGGGAATCGCTCGCGCGCGAGGGCGCGTTCGACCGGGATCGGTGGCACGATGCGCTATATCCTGGGAATTGA
- the tsaB gene encoding tRNA (adenosine(37)-N6)-threonylcarbamoyltransferase complex dimerization subunit type 1 TsaB, translated as MRYILGIDTAGVDGSVALAGDGESLSSEPLPPGGHSGILSEAVERLTKRRGISLGDLAAVGVSQGPGSFTGLRIGLAWAKGVALGRSLPLVLVSAHEAMAHAHRLGRGRIATLIPGERGFVEAALWERGSSAMLVWGPEPVDEDDAVALVIEQARAGGSPQSPPTLALAPSNARIAAALEDQLDSTGVSIVAPAPLGPAVAEIADRLFLSGRVADWAAASPAYGRAPNARKPAS; from the coding sequence ATGCGCTATATCCTGGGAATTGACACGGCCGGCGTCGACGGGTCCGTGGCGCTCGCCGGCGACGGCGAATCGCTCTCATCGGAGCCGCTCCCGCCGGGAGGACACTCCGGAATTCTCTCGGAGGCCGTGGAGCGGCTCACGAAGAGGCGCGGAATCTCGCTCGGAGATCTCGCCGCGGTCGGCGTCTCGCAAGGACCGGGCTCGTTCACGGGGCTTCGGATCGGCCTCGCTTGGGCGAAAGGGGTGGCCCTCGGCCGCTCCCTGCCTCTCGTCCTCGTCTCGGCCCACGAGGCGATGGCCCACGCCCATCGGTTGGGCCGCGGCCGGATCGCCACCCTGATACCGGGAGAGCGCGGCTTCGTGGAGGCGGCCCTCTGGGAGCGGGGCTCGAGCGCGATGCTCGTCTGGGGACCCGAGCCGGTGGATGAGGACGACGCCGTCGCGCTGGTGATCGAGCAGGCGCGCGCGGGTGGGTCGCCGCAGTCCCCTCCGACCCTCGCGCTCGCGCCGTCCAACGCCCGGATCGCCGCGGCGCTCGAGGACCAGCTCGATTCGACGGGCGTGTCCATCGTCGCACCCGCCCCGCTCGGCCCGGCCGTCGCCGAGATCGCGGACCGGCTCTTCCTCTCGGGGCGGGTCGCCGACTGGGCGGCCGCCTCCCCGGCGTACGGGCGGGCCCCGAACGCCCGGAAGCCGGCCTCATGA
- the rimI gene encoding ribosomal-protein-alanine N-acetyltransferase codes for MRARNPENAIRVVPMTIARIDDVLAIEKVSFSDPWSREMFRSELEVGGGTYARVAVRGNALVGYLLAVMIVDEAHLGNLAVHPSERRSGVGQQLLDDLLETAREKGVGRITLEVRESNQTARKFYYQNKFIDVAMRKNYYRNPVEDAIVMLRSLQEGSRA; via the coding sequence ATGAGGGCCCGAAACCCGGAAAACGCGATCCGCGTAGTACCCATGACGATCGCCCGGATCGACGACGTGCTCGCGATTGAGAAGGTCTCGTTCAGCGATCCCTGGTCGCGGGAGATGTTTCGCTCGGAGTTGGAGGTGGGCGGCGGGACCTACGCCAGGGTCGCCGTGCGGGGGAACGCGCTCGTCGGCTACCTGCTGGCGGTGATGATCGTCGATGAGGCCCACCTGGGAAATCTGGCCGTCCACCCCTCCGAGCGGCGCTCCGGTGTTGGCCAGCAGCTGTTGGATGATCTGCTCGAAACCGCCCGGGAGAAGGGTGTCGGGAGGATCACCCTGGAGGTCCGGGAGTCGAACCAAACTGCCCGTAAGTTCTACTACCAAAACAAGTTCATTGATGTCGCCATGCGAAAGAACTACTACCGGAACCCGGTGGAGGATGCTATCGTCATGCTTCGGAGCCTTCAGGAGGGTTCGAGGGCATGA
- a CDS encoding bifunctional folylpolyglutamate synthase/dihydrofolate synthase, whose protein sequence is MSFTEGVSLRGRLEDLYRFERSGMRPGLTGIERLLEKAGRPDRAFPSVLIAGTNGKGSTAATLASILRAAGLRTGLYTSPHLVRFNERIRVDGREISDAELDDLLTRWWPRFEEEHPSFFEAATAIGFDHFAASSLDAAVVEVGLGGRLDATNVLEPMVSVITTISSDHAEILGHTLRRIAIEKAGIVKEGGRLVLGVRPGEARNAILEIATARGATVELLGREARFRVLRVGEDGTEFHLKTSSFSGAVTIPLHGAHQARNAALAALAAETVLSGRPGGEIARAIEAGIVDTRWPARVEWIEGDPPILVDVAHNVEGAIALGVTVAALLPGRPIAVVAAFSRDKAHDKILKALGRVAGRFFLTQFAGERATPAVDLLHAAPARHLDCEAVPDVREAISRAKSWARSRNGAVLVTGSFFLVGEALPILDREVPRAI, encoded by the coding sequence ATGAGCTTTACGGAAGGCGTCTCGCTTCGCGGGCGCCTCGAGGACCTGTACCGCTTCGAGCGGAGCGGCATGCGCCCGGGCCTGACCGGGATCGAGCGCCTGCTCGAAAAGGCGGGGCGTCCGGATCGCGCGTTCCCATCGGTCCTGATCGCGGGCACAAACGGGAAGGGATCGACCGCCGCGACCCTCGCATCGATCCTCCGCGCCGCGGGCCTTCGGACCGGACTCTACACCTCCCCGCACCTGGTCCGGTTCAACGAGCGGATCCGGGTCGACGGCCGTGAGATCTCGGACGCGGAGCTGGATGATCTCCTGACGCGCTGGTGGCCCCGCTTCGAGGAGGAGCATCCCTCCTTCTTCGAGGCCGCCACCGCGATCGGATTCGACCACTTCGCCGCGTCGAGCCTCGACGCCGCGGTCGTCGAGGTCGGGCTGGGCGGACGCCTCGACGCGACCAACGTGCTCGAGCCCATGGTCTCCGTCATCACGACGATCTCGAGCGATCACGCCGAGATCCTGGGTCACACGCTGCGCCGGATCGCGATCGAGAAGGCGGGCATCGTGAAGGAGGGAGGGCGGCTCGTGCTCGGGGTCAGGCCGGGCGAGGCGAGAAACGCCATCCTCGAGATCGCGACCGCCCGCGGCGCGACGGTCGAGCTCCTCGGGCGCGAGGCCCGGTTTCGCGTGCTCCGCGTCGGGGAGGACGGAACCGAGTTTCACCTCAAGACATCCTCGTTCTCGGGGGCCGTGACGATCCCGCTCCACGGCGCGCACCAGGCGCGGAACGCCGCCCTGGCGGCCCTCGCGGCCGAGACGGTCCTGTCGGGGCGGCCCGGCGGTGAAATCGCGCGCGCGATCGAGGCGGGGATCGTCGACACGCGGTGGCCGGCTCGGGTCGAATGGATCGAGGGGGATCCGCCGATACTCGTGGACGTGGCCCACAACGTCGAGGGCGCGATCGCGCTTGGAGTGACCGTCGCCGCTCTGCTTCCCGGCCGGCCGATCGCCGTCGTGGCGGCCTTTTCGCGCGACAAGGCGCACGACAAGATCTTGAAGGCGCTGGGGCGGGTCGCGGGGCGATTCTTCCTCACCCAGTTCGCGGGCGAGCGCGCCACGCCCGCGGTCGATCTCCTTCACGCGGCGCCCGCGCGCCACCTCGATTGCGAGGCCGTGCCGGACGTTCGCGAAGCGATCTCGCGCGCGAAGTCGTGGGCCCGATCGCGAAACGGCGCGGTCCTCGTCACCGGCTCCTTCTTCCTCGTCGGCGAGGCGCTCCCGATCCTCGATCGCGAAGTCCCGCGTGCGATCTAG